One part of the Streptomyces ferrugineus genome encodes these proteins:
- a CDS encoding phosphatase, with translation MLSVGGLRAHLLAARLAGAVGTSRERSLRSYRLFAARDPRVLLGLDPEGVWELPELIALMAEKCGVSADPQHVSGHDVIDPDLTLTALDAFADRLAAVAQRRAPVLIGTGHPHRLLAFYAALADALSAAGCAVLAPAHGRCVDITTRFGLRTYNLDYVRGVALVREAGAPSTGRETGAHSHSPLPVRTALAAAAEVGGPLPELVIGDHGWVCGAGQLGFEAIGPADTNDPALFVGQAEGSVSVAVPLDDAVRSDYYLPLTRYVLNRACLSQ, from the coding sequence GTGTTGAGTGTCGGAGGGCTGCGTGCCCATCTTCTTGCCGCGCGGCTGGCCGGGGCCGTGGGGACCTCTCGGGAGCGGAGTCTGCGGAGTTATCGGTTGTTCGCTGCTCGCGATCCGCGGGTGCTGCTCGGGCTGGATCCTGAAGGGGTGTGGGAGCTGCCCGAACTTATTGCGTTGATGGCGGAGAAGTGTGGGGTTTCGGCCGATCCGCAGCATGTTTCCGGTCACGATGTGATCGATCCTGACCTGACTCTGACCGCTCTGGATGCCTTCGCGGATCGTCTCGCGGCAGTCGCCCAGCGCAGGGCCCCGGTCCTGATCGGCACCGGACACCCTCATCGACTGCTCGCCTTCTACGCCGCCCTGGCGGACGCGTTGTCGGCGGCGGGATGTGCCGTTCTCGCCCCTGCGCATGGTCGCTGTGTCGACATAACGACCCGGTTCGGCCTACGCACGTACAACCTTGACTACGTACGAGGAGTCGCGTTGGTGCGGGAAGCCGGCGCTCCGAGCACCGGGCGTGAGACCGGCGCACACTCCCACTCACCCCTCCCGGTTCGTACCGCGCTGGCGGCCGCGGCGGAGGTCGGGGGCCCGTTGCCCGAGCTGGTGATCGGGGATCACGGCTGGGTCTGCGGGGCAGGTCAGCTGGGGTTTGAGGCCATTGGTCCGGCCGATACGAATGACCCCGCGCTCTTTGTGGGGCAGGCCGAGGGGTCCGTGTCCGTCGCCGTTCCACTTGATGACGCTGTGCGGTCTGATTACTACCTGCCGCTTACCCGCTACGTACTCAATCGAGCGTGTCTGTCCCAGTAG
- a CDS encoding helix-turn-helix domain-containing protein, whose protein sequence is MAAAGERPLNEVQFLTVAEVASVMRVSKMTVYRLVHSGHLPAIRVGRSFRVPEQAVHEYLRESYVGVETA, encoded by the coding sequence ATGGCTGCAGCTGGCGAGAGGCCTCTGAACGAGGTTCAGTTCCTTACCGTGGCGGAAGTCGCCTCGGTGATGCGAGTGTCGAAGATGACCGTGTACCGGCTGGTGCACAGCGGTCATCTGCCCGCGATCCGGGTGGGGCGGTCCTTCCGCGTCCCCGAGCAAGCGGTTCACGAATATCTCCGCGAGAGCTACGTGGGGGTGGAAACCGCCTGA
- a CDS encoding VC0807 family protein, whose product MTTNTGNTTGDTTSRRSKRSKLRNFAPLVIDVAVPIGAYYLLKNGFGMSTLMALALSSVVPAVRTGWGVVKAREVNGMAALILVVNVVSLLLSFVAGDPRLVIAKDSAISSTIAIGILVSVGLGKPMMTAGMKPWVVKGDARREAAWARLQGGSARFRRAERMFSLVWGVVLLTECVVRVVGAYTLPVDTMVWVGNVIMVVAMGVGFLVSGALGAGPMAAMVVAEAKSEAEGERAESFQDGLASADLAPAK is encoded by the coding sequence ATGACGACGAACACGGGGAACACCACGGGGGATACGACCAGTCGGCGGAGTAAGCGGAGTAAGTTGCGTAACTTTGCGCCGTTGGTCATCGATGTCGCGGTGCCCATCGGGGCGTACTACCTCCTCAAGAACGGCTTCGGGATGAGCACCCTGATGGCGCTCGCCCTGAGCAGCGTCGTGCCGGCCGTGCGGACGGGGTGGGGTGTGGTGAAGGCGCGCGAGGTCAATGGGATGGCTGCTCTCATCCTCGTTGTGAACGTGGTGTCGTTGTTGCTGAGCTTCGTGGCCGGGGACCCGCGACTGGTGATCGCCAAGGACAGCGCGATCAGCAGCACGATCGCGATCGGGATTCTGGTCTCCGTCGGGCTCGGCAAGCCGATGATGACCGCTGGTATGAAGCCGTGGGTGGTGAAGGGGGACGCGAGGCGGGAGGCCGCGTGGGCGCGGCTTCAGGGTGGTTCGGCGCGGTTTCGGCGGGCCGAGCGGATGTTCTCGCTGGTGTGGGGTGTCGTCCTGCTCACCGAGTGCGTGGTGCGGGTCGTGGGGGCGTACACGCTGCCGGTGGACACCATGGTGTGGGTCGGCAATGTGATCATGGTGGTCGCCATGGGGGTGGGCTTCCTGGTCAGCGGGGCGCTGGGGGCCGGTCCGATGGCCGCGATGGTTGTCGCGGAGGCGAAGTCGGAGGCCGAGGGGGAGAGGGCCGAGTCCTTCCAGGACGGCCTTGCTTCCGCCGACCTCGCTCCCGCCAAGTGA
- a CDS encoding 30S ribosomal protein bS22, giving the protein MGSVIKKRRKRMAKKKHRKLLKRTRVQRRNKK; this is encoded by the coding sequence GTGGGCTCTGTTATCAAGAAGCGGCGCAAGCGGATGGCCAAGAAGAAGCACCGCAAGCTGCTCAAGCGCACGCGCGTTCAGCGTCGCAACAAGAAGTAA
- a CDS encoding MFS transporter — protein sequence MTDVLRRGRASLALSFLAQGVAFALLVTRIPAIQDRYGVSDALLPAFLAAVPVLAGVGSVMTERLVKRIAPSRVLRWSQPVVLLALLGVGAGERMVELGVALAAFGLAVGALDASMNMLGVSLQRSYGRSIMLSFHAAYSLGGIVGASLAWVGAHWELALVVSYLPVVVVLLPAALVGSRWYVDGDVGREKVAEGSGESGPVVFKWLLPLCLVMTFAYIGDSTVSNWSAKYLQDVLGSSEQMATVPYNVYMVTTLLGRAIGDFGVRRFGAVVVVRGGALVAAAGFAVVAAAPGAWVGMAGFTLVGVGLCVLVPQTFAAAGRLFPGASDTAVARLNVFNYVGFLIGSPLVGALGDAWSYRGAMLVPMVLVLVTLGYARSFAAQPDRYGDGHERPRTADVGRGSNGL from the coding sequence ATGACTGATGTGCTGCGGCGCGGCAGGGCCTCGTTGGCGTTGAGCTTCCTTGCTCAGGGTGTTGCGTTTGCCCTGCTGGTGACCCGGATTCCGGCCATCCAGGACCGGTACGGCGTTTCCGATGCGCTGCTGCCGGCCTTCCTCGCCGCCGTGCCGGTTCTCGCCGGTGTCGGCAGCGTCATGACCGAGCGGCTGGTGAAGCGGATAGCGCCGAGCCGGGTGTTGCGCTGGTCCCAGCCCGTCGTGCTCCTGGCGCTGCTCGGGGTCGGGGCGGGGGAGCGGATGGTCGAGCTGGGCGTGGCGCTGGCCGCCTTCGGGCTGGCCGTGGGGGCGTTGGACGCCTCGATGAACATGCTCGGGGTGAGCCTGCAGCGGTCGTACGGGCGCAGCATCATGCTCAGTTTTCATGCCGCGTACAGCCTGGGCGGGATCGTGGGGGCCTCGTTGGCGTGGGTGGGGGCGCACTGGGAGCTGGCGCTGGTCGTGTCGTATCTGCCGGTCGTGGTGGTGTTGTTGCCGGCCGCGCTGGTGGGGAGCCGGTGGTACGTCGACGGGGATGTCGGGCGCGAGAAGGTGGCGGAGGGGTCGGGGGAGAGTGGGCCCGTCGTCTTCAAGTGGCTGTTGCCGCTGTGTCTGGTGATGACCTTCGCGTACATCGGGGACTCGACCGTCTCCAACTGGAGTGCGAAGTATCTGCAGGACGTGCTGGGGAGCTCCGAGCAGATGGCCACCGTGCCGTACAACGTCTACATGGTGACCACGCTGCTGGGGCGGGCCATCGGGGACTTCGGGGTGCGGCGGTTCGGCGCCGTCGTGGTGGTGCGGGGCGGGGCGCTGGTGGCGGCGGCTGGGTTCGCGGTGGTGGCGGCGGCGCCCGGGGCCTGGGTCGGGATGGCCGGGTTCACATTGGTCGGGGTGGGGTTGTGCGTGCTGGTGCCGCAGACCTTCGCGGCGGCCGGGCGGTTGTTCCCGGGGGCTTCGGACACGGCCGTGGCGCGACTCAATGTCTTCAACTATGTGGGGTTCTTGATCGGTTCGCCGTTGGTGGGGGCGCTGGGCGATGCGTGGAGCTATCGCGGGGCCATGCTGGTGCCGATGGTGTTGGTGCTGGTGACGCTTGGGTACGCCCGTTCGTTCGCGGCTCAACCGGACCGATACGGTGACGGGCATGAGCGGCCGCGCACAGCTGATGTGGGACGAGGCAGTAACGGGCTATGA
- a CDS encoding acetoin utilization protein AcuC produces MSGRAQLMWDEAVTGYDFGPEHPMDPVRLALTRKLVDAFGLDRDVEVVAAKPAGESTLRLVHRDDYIDAVKAASAEPGAADQSYGLGTMDDPAFAGMHDVSALIAGQSVGAAEAVWRGEASHAVNFAGGLHHAMPGGASGFCIYNDASLAIARLLELGAERVAYIDVDVHHGDGVQAAFWEDPRVLTISLHEHPRTLFPQTGWPEETGAASAEGSAVNVALPAGTGDAGWVRAFHAVVPELIADFRPQVLVTQHGADTHFEDPLAHLAVSLDAQRAVQVACHDLAHEYADGKWVALGGGGYAVVEVVPRSWTHLVGIAAGRPVEPEAVIPEGWRQEVFARTRQLAPARMTDGRWPVVWADWESGYDPGDRLDQAVLAARRAVFPLRGLLA; encoded by the coding sequence ATGAGCGGCCGCGCACAGCTGATGTGGGACGAGGCAGTAACGGGCTATGACTTCGGGCCGGAGCATCCGATGGATCCGGTCCGGCTAGCCCTGACCAGGAAGCTCGTCGATGCCTTCGGGCTCGATCGGGACGTGGAGGTCGTCGCGGCCAAGCCGGCCGGGGAGTCGACGCTGCGGCTCGTGCACCGGGACGACTACATCGATGCGGTGAAGGCGGCTTCGGCCGAGCCGGGGGCCGCGGACCAGTCGTATGGGCTCGGGACCATGGATGATCCCGCGTTCGCCGGGATGCACGACGTGTCGGCGTTGATCGCCGGGCAGTCGGTCGGGGCCGCGGAGGCCGTGTGGCGCGGGGAGGCGTCGCATGCGGTGAACTTCGCGGGTGGGCTGCACCATGCGATGCCGGGTGGTGCCTCGGGCTTCTGCATCTACAACGACGCCTCGCTCGCCATCGCCCGGCTGTTGGAGCTGGGGGCCGAGCGGGTGGCGTACATCGATGTGGACGTGCATCACGGGGACGGGGTCCAGGCGGCGTTCTGGGAGGACCCGAGGGTGCTGACGATCTCGCTGCACGAGCATCCTCGGACCCTGTTTCCGCAGACCGGGTGGCCGGAGGAGACCGGTGCGGCGAGTGCCGAGGGGTCGGCGGTGAACGTGGCGCTGCCTGCGGGGACCGGGGATGCCGGGTGGGTGCGGGCGTTCCATGCCGTGGTGCCGGAGCTGATCGCGGACTTTCGGCCGCAGGTGTTGGTGACGCAGCACGGGGCCGACACGCACTTCGAGGATCCGTTGGCGCACCTGGCGGTGTCGCTGGACGCGCAGCGGGCGGTGCAGGTGGCGTGCCATGACCTGGCGCACGAGTACGCCGACGGGAAGTGGGTTGCGCTGGGGGGCGGCGGTTATGCCGTGGTGGAGGTGGTGCCGCGGTCGTGGACGCATCTGGTGGGTATTGCGGCGGGGCGGCCGGTCGAGCCGGAGGCGGTGATTCCGGAGGGCTGGCGGCAGGAGGTTTTCGCGCGGACGCGGCAGTTGGCGCCGGCGCGGATGACTGATGGGCGGTGGCCGGTGGTCTGGGCGGACTGGGAGTCGGGGTACGACCCCGGGGATCGGCTGGATCAGGCGGTGCTGGCGGCTCGGCGGGCGGTGTTTCCGCTGCGGGGGTTGTTGGCGTAG